Proteins encoded in a region of the Stieleria neptunia genome:
- a CDS encoding endonuclease domain-containing protein: protein MNRRARRDPKAISFARDQRVRANEFAQDVWQMLRNRRCRNQKFRREYAISPYTVDFCCVALKLIVEVDGEPHQTNEGRQHDQRRDRYLAEGGYHVVRVLGYEVLRNAVAVRRRIEQAIDERMEGRAPSSPALLPHDESEHHSLSPRGRREPE from the coding sequence ATGAACAGAAGAGCTCGAAGGGATCCAAAGGCGATTTCCTTCGCCCGCGATCAACGGGTCCGCGCAAACGAGTTTGCTCAGGATGTTTGGCAAATGTTGCGCAATCGCCGGTGTCGAAATCAGAAGTTTCGGCGCGAATACGCAATTTCTCCGTATACAGTCGACTTCTGTTGTGTGGCCTTGAAGTTGATTGTTGAGGTTGATGGTGAACCTCATCAGACCAATGAAGGCCGTCAGCATGATCAGCGTCGCGACCGATATTTGGCCGAGGGAGGATATCACGTCGTGCGGGTTCTCGGTTACGAGGTCTTGAGGAATGCTGTTGCCGTGCGGCGCCGGATCGAGCAGGCGATTGACGAGCGGATGGAAGGACGTGCCCCCTCATCCCCAGCCCTTCTCCCCCACGACGAGAGCGAGCACCACTCGCTCTCGCCGCGGGGGAGAAGGGAGCCAGAATGA
- a CDS encoding DUF4153 domain-containing protein: MAGDLSGEPSESAATPFGDPGGVSPVDAVLVRPVLRREVVAVALWTLMADLLIFRAHGFSGPGVFFGIVPLLFLIGCDELRRGPAWKLIVGCLLVVTVRLIWSGSASTIFSGVVLVVALAMSAAGYVPLVLEGFVLAGRVILDGARRLGTYRLPSDSSDPSGSNLSSPRMLAWLLPTIAAVVFGSIFVFANPNLFEWVSLRMTRLAEGFQIWFEKISPWEIPFCALALLIGAGLMRPVLPMLRIGPTDPEEPPTAEAARSTLYTPLRNTLWTLIVLFAVYLSFEFITLWKRDFPAGFYYAGYAHQGAAWLTFALALATAVLSLAFSGTMLSDDRLGSLRRLSWIWSAQNLLLAAAVYNRLMIYVGYNGMTRMRTVGFFGTTLVVVGFCLVVYKIGQNRSFWWLIRAQLIALMLAVIAYSVFPVDYVAHRYNAATVDAGYLHPSVMIAVKPKDDEGVLPLLRLTHCEDEIIRNGVLALLAQRQLEMDDLPQTHWTQFQGSRTLLKRRLAEHESEWIEFRDAEARRDAIESFRNYAMQWY, translated from the coding sequence ATGGCTGGTGACTTGTCGGGTGAACCATCGGAGTCCGCGGCAACCCCATTCGGAGATCCCGGCGGCGTTTCCCCCGTCGACGCCGTGTTGGTGCGACCGGTGTTGCGACGCGAGGTCGTCGCCGTCGCGCTCTGGACGCTGATGGCGGATCTGCTGATCTTTCGCGCCCACGGATTCAGCGGCCCCGGTGTCTTCTTTGGGATCGTGCCGTTGCTGTTCTTGATCGGTTGCGATGAACTCCGTCGTGGTCCGGCTTGGAAGTTGATTGTCGGGTGCTTGCTGGTGGTCACCGTTCGATTGATCTGGTCCGGTTCCGCATCGACGATCTTTTCTGGCGTCGTGCTTGTGGTGGCGCTCGCGATGTCGGCTGCCGGGTATGTGCCGCTTGTTTTGGAAGGGTTCGTCCTTGCGGGACGCGTGATCCTCGATGGGGCTCGGCGACTGGGGACGTATCGGCTGCCGTCGGACTCGAGTGACCCAAGTGGCTCGAATCTGTCGAGTCCGCGGATGCTAGCGTGGTTGCTGCCAACGATTGCCGCGGTCGTGTTTGGTTCGATCTTCGTGTTCGCGAATCCGAATCTGTTTGAGTGGGTCTCGTTGCGGATGACGCGACTAGCCGAAGGCTTTCAGATTTGGTTTGAGAAGATTTCGCCTTGGGAGATCCCGTTTTGTGCACTGGCTCTGTTGATCGGAGCGGGTCTGATGCGCCCTGTGCTTCCGATGCTTCGAATCGGCCCCACTGATCCGGAAGAACCGCCAACGGCCGAAGCAGCTCGTTCGACTCTCTATACGCCGCTGCGAAACACGCTTTGGACGTTGATCGTCCTGTTTGCGGTTTATCTGTCATTCGAATTCATCACGCTTTGGAAGCGTGATTTTCCTGCAGGCTTCTATTATGCCGGATACGCGCACCAGGGAGCGGCCTGGTTGACCTTCGCACTCGCACTCGCCACGGCGGTTCTATCATTGGCGTTTAGCGGGACGATGTTGAGCGACGATCGGCTGGGGTCGCTACGCCGATTGTCGTGGATCTGGTCCGCTCAGAACCTGTTGTTGGCCGCCGCGGTGTACAACCGGTTGATGATCTACGTCGGCTACAACGGAATGACACGCATGCGAACGGTCGGATTTTTCGGCACCACGCTCGTCGTCGTCGGATTCTGCTTGGTCGTTTACAAGATCGGTCAAAACCGAAGCTTCTGGTGGCTGATTCGCGCCCAACTGATCGCGCTGATGTTGGCCGTGATTGCCTACAGCGTTTTTCCTGTCGACTATGTGGCTCATCGATACAACGCGGCCACGGTCGATGCAGGTTACCTTCATCCATCGGTCATGATCGCGGTCAAACCGAAAGACGACGAAGGGGTCTTGCCATTGCTACGTCTGACGCACTGCGAGGACGAAATCATTCGCAACGGAGTGCTGGCGTTGCTGGCCCAGCGTCAGCTTGAAATGGACGACTTACCGCAAACACATTGGACGCAGTTCCAGGGATCCCGCACACTCCTCAAGCGGCGATTGGCCGAACATGAATCGGAGTGGATCGAATTTCGAGACGCCGAGGCGAGGCGGGATGCCATCGAGTCGTTCCGCAATTATGCCATGCAATGGTACTGA
- a CDS encoding YbjN domain-containing protein — translation MPINEVLRPSDLTAELLDAIFEPTDLEVRRDNDGDLVVTRGVSCYVMQTAENERLMLMTFVGVKENTDRSAKLEFVNRVNNDISTVRAHVNERESIVFDYHIPIRGGIGAEAIVEATRFFLLASAHAIDRCDQDDIVR, via the coding sequence ATGCCGATCAACGAAGTGCTGCGACCGAGCGACCTGACCGCAGAATTATTGGACGCCATCTTTGAGCCCACGGATCTGGAAGTCCGCCGTGACAACGACGGCGACCTGGTCGTGACCCGCGGCGTTTCCTGCTACGTGATGCAAACGGCCGAGAACGAGCGGCTGATGTTGATGACCTTCGTCGGCGTCAAAGAAAACACCGATCGCTCCGCGAAACTGGAGTTCGTCAATCGCGTCAACAACGACATCTCCACGGTCCGAGCGCACGTTAACGAACGAGAGTCCATCGTGTTCGATTACCACATCCCGATCCGGGGCGGCATCGGCGCGGAAGCCATTGTCGAAGCGACCCGATTCTTTTTACTGGCCAGCGCCCACGCGATCGACCGCTGCGACCAAGACGACATCGTCCGCTGA
- a CDS encoding DMT family transporter: MRDYLKLHFVVLIWGFTAVLGKLIELSATQVVLYRSAAAAAILFALLPRRAAVSKRLAVALIVNGMLVGAHWILFFLAVKIANVSICMIGMATTSFWTALLEPILVRKVRFQWGNLLLGCVVIAAVYWIYRTETRFHYGLLVALAGAVVATLFSIINGLFAGKVHQQSVVLYEMAGAAVFCGLALVTADASGFPLDSDRYLPTSLEWLWLAILVLAGTVLAYQIYVELLDRLSVFTINFANNLEPVYGISLGALCFGDHELLGNSFYVGTAVILAAVIAQPWLLKTERTPGAE, from the coding sequence GTGCGCGACTACCTGAAACTCCACTTCGTCGTCTTGATTTGGGGCTTCACCGCGGTGTTGGGAAAGCTGATCGAACTGAGTGCGACCCAAGTCGTGTTGTACCGCAGTGCCGCCGCGGCCGCGATTTTGTTCGCCCTGCTGCCGCGCCGCGCTGCGGTTTCAAAGCGGCTTGCCGTTGCCTTGATCGTCAACGGGATGCTGGTCGGGGCGCATTGGATTCTGTTTTTCCTGGCGGTCAAAATCGCCAACGTTTCGATTTGCATGATCGGCATGGCCACCACGTCGTTTTGGACGGCGCTGCTGGAACCGATTCTGGTTCGCAAGGTTCGTTTTCAGTGGGGCAACCTGCTGTTGGGCTGTGTCGTGATTGCGGCGGTTTATTGGATTTACCGCACCGAGACGCGGTTTCACTACGGGCTGTTGGTGGCGTTGGCGGGCGCGGTCGTGGCCACGCTGTTTTCGATCATCAACGGACTGTTCGCGGGCAAAGTCCATCAGCAGTCCGTTGTCCTGTACGAGATGGCCGGTGCCGCCGTGTTCTGCGGCTTGGCGCTGGTCACGGCCGACGCGTCGGGATTTCCGCTCGATTCGGACCGCTACCTGCCGACGTCCCTGGAATGGCTCTGGTTGGCGATTCTGGTGCTGGCCGGCACGGTCCTGGCCTACCAGATCTACGTCGAGCTGCTGGACCGGCTTTCCGTGTTCACGATCAACTTTGCCAACAACCTGGAACCCGTCTACGGCATCTCGCTGGGGGCGTTGTGCTTTGGCGATCACGAACTGCTGGGAAACAGTTTCTACGTCGGAACCGCCGTGATCCTGGCAGCGGTGATCGCCCAGCCCTGGCTGTTGAAAACCGAACGCACGCCCGGGGCGGAGTGA
- a CDS encoding alpha-keto acid decarboxylase family protein translates to MSKSVATGSPRRVTANVSIAQYLIQRLQDYGIGHMFGIPGDYVLSLYSELEKSPIEMIGCTREDCAGFAADAYSRLNGMGAVCVTYCVGGLSVCNSIAGAFAEKSPVVVVTGSPGLKERSSGALLHHMVRDFRTQYEVFEKFTIAGAELSDPLTAFAEIDRVLDACDRFKRPVYLELPRDMVHVVPPIVHGYRGSSHVNDQQATTEAIRETSRLIESANCPVILAGVEVHRFGLQDELLQLAEAANIPIATTMLGKSVISERHPMFIGLYEGALGDQAVTQFVENSDLVLLLGAFMSDINLGIFSANLNPARCVYATSETLRISHHHYHNVGLKEFIVGLVESGLVPQPRSIPEQLSSTKRSSSKHGEPGEGGLRTSWMMSRLNRLIDADTIVIADVGDSLFAATELTIHERGEFLSPAYYTSMGFSVPAALGAATARPDHRVVVLVGDGAFQMTGQELSTLIRCGHCPIVILLDNHGYGTERYLHAGDWKYNEIHHWNYGKLLDVYGCGKSHYAETELEFEKALQDAWDTLDQPHLIHAKLVEGDGSDTLKNLADRMSKTVG, encoded by the coding sequence ATGTCAAAATCTGTTGCCACCGGATCACCTCGACGTGTGACTGCGAATGTTTCGATCGCGCAGTACTTGATCCAGCGTTTGCAAGACTACGGGATCGGGCACATGTTCGGCATCCCCGGCGACTATGTGTTGTCGCTGTACAGCGAACTGGAAAAGAGTCCGATCGAAATGATCGGCTGCACACGTGAGGACTGCGCGGGGTTCGCAGCCGACGCCTACTCACGGCTCAACGGCATGGGGGCGGTGTGCGTCACCTACTGCGTCGGCGGGCTCAGCGTCTGCAACTCGATCGCCGGCGCGTTCGCGGAAAAATCGCCGGTCGTGGTCGTCACCGGATCACCGGGGCTAAAGGAACGATCCAGCGGGGCGTTGTTGCATCACATGGTGCGTGACTTTCGGACCCAATACGAAGTGTTCGAAAAGTTCACGATCGCCGGCGCGGAGCTTTCCGATCCGCTGACGGCATTCGCCGAGATCGATCGCGTGCTGGACGCCTGTGATCGTTTCAAACGTCCGGTGTACTTGGAATTGCCGCGTGACATGGTGCACGTCGTGCCGCCGATCGTCCACGGCTATCGCGGATCCAGTCACGTCAACGACCAACAGGCGACGACGGAAGCCATTCGTGAAACCAGCCGCTTGATCGAATCGGCAAACTGTCCGGTCATCCTGGCCGGTGTGGAAGTGCATCGTTTCGGGTTGCAAGACGAATTACTGCAGTTGGCCGAAGCAGCCAACATTCCGATCGCCACCACGATGCTGGGCAAGAGTGTGATCAGTGAACGTCATCCGATGTTCATCGGGCTGTACGAAGGCGCCTTGGGGGATCAAGCCGTCACACAGTTTGTCGAGAACAGCGACCTGGTCCTGCTGTTGGGCGCGTTCATGAGCGACATCAATTTGGGGATTTTTTCCGCCAACCTCAATCCCGCACGCTGCGTGTACGCGACCAGTGAAACACTGCGTATCTCTCACCACCACTATCACAACGTCGGTTTAAAAGAGTTCATTGTCGGGCTCGTGGAATCCGGCCTGGTTCCGCAACCGCGTTCGATTCCCGAACAGCTCTCATCGACCAAACGCTCCTCGTCAAAGCACGGCGAACCCGGCGAGGGTGGCTTGCGGACGAGCTGGATGATGAGCCGGCTGAATCGCTTGATCGACGCCGACACGATCGTGATCGCGGATGTGGGCGACTCCTTGTTTGCGGCGACGGAACTGACGATTCACGAGCGGGGTGAATTCTTGAGCCCGGCCTATTACACGTCGATGGGTTTCAGCGTTCCCGCCGCGTTGGGTGCGGCAACCGCTCGACCCGATCACCGTGTCGTCGTGCTCGTCGGTGACGGCGCATTCCAGATGACCGGCCAGGAACTCAGCACCTTGATTCGCTGCGGCCACTGCCCGATCGTGATCCTGCTCGATAACCACGGCTATGGCACCGAGCGTTACTTACACGCCGGCGATTGGAAATACAACGAAATCCATCATTGGAACTACGGCAAGTTGCTCGACGTCTACGGTTGCGGAAAGAGCCACTATGCGGAAACGGAACTGGAGTTTGAAAAGGCACTCCAAGATGCCTGGGACACACTCGACCAGCCGCACTTGATTCATGCAAAACTGGTCGAGGGTGATGGCAGTGATACGCTCAAAAATCTTGCCGATCGGATGAGCAAGACGGTCGGCTAG
- the gap gene encoding type I glyceraldehyde-3-phosphate dehydrogenase, protein MAIKVGINGFGRIGRLVFRASIGRDDIEVVGINDLLDTDYLAYMLKYDSVHGPFKGEVAVDGSNLIVNGKTVRATSETDPSKLAWGDIGVDVVVESTGIFLTSEGAQGHIDAGAKKVVMSAPSKDDTRMFVMGVNDDSYNGETFVSNASCTTNCLAPIAKVLNDNYGIKRGLMTTVHAATATQKTVDGPSKKDWRGGRGILENIIPSSTGAAKAVGKVIPELNGKLTGMAFRVPTSDVSVVDLTVELEKGASYEAICAKMKETAEGSMKGILGYTDDKVVSTDFRGEARTSVFDAGAGIQLDDTFVKVVSWYDNEWGYSNKVLDLVAKISG, encoded by the coding sequence GTGGCTATCAAAGTTGGAATTAATGGTTTTGGTCGAATCGGACGATTGGTCTTCCGCGCTTCCATCGGCCGCGACGATATCGAAGTGGTCGGCATCAACGACTTGCTGGACACCGATTATCTGGCCTACATGCTGAAGTACGATTCCGTGCACGGCCCCTTCAAGGGCGAAGTCGCGGTCGACGGCAGCAATCTGATCGTCAACGGCAAGACCGTCCGTGCTACTTCGGAAACCGACCCCAGCAAGCTGGCTTGGGGAGACATCGGCGTGGACGTCGTAGTCGAGTCGACCGGGATCTTCTTGACCTCCGAAGGCGCTCAGGGTCACATCGATGCCGGCGCCAAAAAAGTCGTCATGTCGGCTCCCTCCAAGGACGACACACGGATGTTCGTGATGGGCGTCAACGACGACAGCTACAACGGTGAAACGTTTGTCTCCAACGCGTCGTGCACGACCAACTGCTTGGCCCCGATCGCCAAGGTCCTCAACGACAACTACGGAATCAAACGCGGTTTGATGACCACCGTGCACGCGGCCACCGCGACGCAAAAGACCGTCGATGGTCCTTCCAAGAAGGATTGGCGCGGCGGACGTGGGATTTTGGAAAACATCATCCCCTCCAGCACCGGTGCGGCCAAAGCGGTCGGCAAGGTGATTCCGGAACTCAACGGCAAACTGACCGGCATGGCGTTCCGCGTTCCCACCTCGGACGTGTCCGTCGTCGACCTGACCGTCGAACTGGAAAAGGGTGCCAGCTACGAAGCAATCTGCGCCAAGATGAAAGAAACGGCCGAAGGCAGCATGAAAGGCATCCTCGGCTACACCGACGACAAAGTCGTCTCGACCGATTTCCGCGGCGAAGCTCGCACCTCGGTCTTCGACGCCGGCGCCGGAATCCAATTGGATGACACCTTCGTGAAAGTCGTCTCCTGGTACGACAACGAATGGGGTTACTCCAACAAGGTTCTCGACCTGGTCGCCAAGATCTCGGGCTGA
- the cmk gene encoding (d)CMP kinase, protein MIVTIDGPAGAGKSSIAHQVAAQLAFEFLDTGALYRAATLAAIRAQIDLQDTERLSEFVATLKLSWQARTVHLDGEDVSELIRTPEVTASIRYLADVPAVRGQLSQIQRDIAEGRDIVTEGRDQGAEVFPHADCKIFLTASPVERAKRRMRQLADSGRYVSLEDVLSAQNQRDLEDRMRDVGRLRAAEDAVVVNTDGMLPEEVLQQIVSLVRSRIASP, encoded by the coding sequence TTGATCGTCACCATCGATGGCCCCGCCGGCGCCGGCAAAAGCAGTATCGCGCACCAAGTTGCGGCACAACTGGCGTTCGAATTTCTGGACACCGGCGCGCTCTATCGAGCCGCGACGCTGGCCGCGATCCGCGCCCAAATCGATTTGCAAGATACCGAACGACTGTCCGAATTCGTCGCTACCCTCAAGTTGTCGTGGCAGGCTCGCACCGTCCATCTCGACGGGGAAGATGTTTCGGAATTGATTCGCACTCCCGAGGTCACCGCGTCGATTCGCTACTTGGCCGACGTCCCCGCCGTCCGCGGGCAACTGTCACAGATCCAACGGGACATTGCCGAGGGACGCGACATCGTCACCGAGGGGCGCGATCAAGGCGCCGAAGTGTTTCCACATGCCGATTGCAAAATCTTCTTGACCGCGTCGCCGGTCGAACGCGCCAAACGACGGATGCGGCAATTGGCCGATTCCGGACGCTACGTCTCGCTGGAAGACGTCCTGTCGGCGCAAAACCAACGCGACCTGGAAGACCGGATGCGCGACGTCGGGCGACTCCGCGCCGCCGAAGACGCCGTGGTCGTCAACACCGACGGCATGCTGCCCGAAGAGGTGCTGCAGCAGATCGTGTCGTTGGTCCGATCCCGGATCGCGTCGCCGTAG
- a CDS encoding phosphatidylinositol-specific phospholipase C/glycerophosphodiester phosphodiesterase family protein, which translates to MHRTAITCLLFTLNIGIASPRFAQSVTPARQAHAHNDYLHDRPLLDALDNGFCSVEADIYLIDGELLVAHDRDKTSPERTLKSLYLDPLRKHIHQSGGSVYGDGQTLTLLIDIKSEGESTYRALDTVLSDYQDILTHVDEQGVHPGAVTAIISGNRAVKEIQADPTRYAGIDGRLSDLDSDLSPDLLPLISDHWGRNFQWRGVGEMPQADREKLTRVLQQAHADRRRVRFWATPDKPTVWAALADAGVDLINTDDLVGLAEFLRSR; encoded by the coding sequence ATGCACCGAACTGCGATCACCTGTCTCCTGTTCACCCTCAACATCGGCATCGCATCGCCCCGCTTCGCCCAATCCGTCACCCCCGCGCGGCAAGCCCACGCCCACAACGATTACTTGCACGACCGTCCCTTGCTGGACGCCTTGGACAACGGGTTTTGTAGCGTTGAAGCGGACATCTATCTCATCGACGGCGAACTCTTGGTCGCGCATGATCGAGACAAAACGTCGCCCGAGCGGACGTTGAAGAGCCTCTACCTCGATCCGCTCCGCAAACACATTCACCAGTCCGGTGGCAGCGTCTACGGCGACGGACAAACGTTGACGTTGTTGATCGACATCAAATCCGAAGGGGAATCAACCTATCGAGCCTTGGACACTGTATTGTCCGACTATCAAGACATCTTGACCCACGTCGACGAACAGGGCGTCCACCCCGGCGCCGTCACCGCGATCATCAGCGGCAATCGTGCAGTCAAAGAGATTCAGGCCGACCCGACGCGTTACGCGGGAATCGACGGCCGGCTTTCAGACCTGGACAGCGACCTCTCACCAGACCTCTTGCCGTTGATCAGCGATCACTGGGGACGCAATTTCCAATGGCGCGGTGTCGGCGAAATGCCGCAGGCGGATCGCGAAAAATTGACACGTGTCCTGCAGCAAGCTCATGCCGACCGACGGCGGGTGCGATTTTGGGCGACGCCAGACAAGCCAACCGTATGGGCGGCCCTGGCCGACGCGGGCGTGGACCTGATCAACACCGACGACCTGGTCGGGCTGGCCGAATTCTTGCGGTCCCGATGA
- a CDS encoding class I SAM-dependent methyltransferase: MNQPPHSPRPPDWLRPPGVAAGTWQYVHQRTIARHYDDFVADTPLCELDRRYVLETLAAVSPAPAATLGAESDDFPPLILDLGAGTGRLADPVRQLGYDVLAVDLSQSMLETLLERHGDRAATQTPAAGTILPMRANLVQLDALADAIADHAICMFSTIGMIQGRANRVRFLCHIARAVRPGGCLILHVHRRWAALRETGGMRRLLRSWIDSFRGEAEFGDATYAYRGLDKMFMHRFSEREIQSELKAAGWTVQRIDRVGLDGGELTQSAWNASGLFLVCTRE, encoded by the coding sequence TTGAACCAGCCCCCGCATTCCCCCCGTCCCCCGGACTGGCTGCGCCCGCCCGGCGTTGCCGCGGGAACTTGGCAATACGTCCATCAGCGGACGATCGCCCGCCACTATGACGACTTTGTGGCGGACACACCGCTCTGCGAGCTCGATCGACGCTACGTGTTGGAAACGCTTGCCGCCGTTTCGCCCGCTCCGGCTGCAACGCTTGGCGCGGAATCCGATGATTTCCCACCCCTGATCCTCGATCTGGGGGCCGGTACCGGTCGTTTGGCCGATCCCGTCCGTCAACTCGGGTACGACGTCCTGGCCGTCGATCTCAGTCAGTCCATGCTGGAAACGCTGCTCGAGCGCCACGGTGATCGAGCGGCGACGCAGACGCCCGCGGCCGGAACGATCCTGCCGATGCGCGCCAATTTGGTACAGCTCGACGCGCTCGCCGACGCCATCGCCGATCACGCGATTTGTATGTTCAGCACGATCGGTATGATTCAAGGCCGAGCCAATCGTGTTCGCTTTCTGTGCCATATCGCGCGCGCCGTTCGCCCCGGCGGCTGCTTGATCCTGCATGTCCACCGACGCTGGGCGGCGTTGCGGGAAACCGGCGGAATGCGGCGTCTGCTGCGCAGTTGGATCGATTCGTTTCGAGGCGAGGCGGAATTCGGCGACGCGACCTATGCCTACCGCGGGCTCGACAAGATGTTCATGCACCGCTTCAGCGAGCGTGAGATTCAATCGGAACTGAAAGCCGCCGGCTGGACCGTGCAGCGGATCGACCGCGTGGGCTTGGATGGCGGCGAATTGACGCAATCGGCATGGAACGCCAGCGGGCTGTTTTTGGTCTGCACGCGAGAATGA
- a CDS encoding alkaline phosphatase D family protein, translated as MRTTLALFLLALGSIVHAQDAPPPKHHVADPADASITISTARDPIRLTHGPMLGQPTATSMRVWARTSDPGQFEVHYGTAADNMDLVSEPGQTTIGHDNTGVVDLVGLSSDTRYHYQVWVNARPHGLPGSFRTLPSADQSRNETYNPDGLFNFRFQIGSCANQNPLHGGGHRATTYEHLGRDWADKVHFHVMNGDWLYEEQRRYPPDAWQLVQGASAKPRVAQIAPTIIGVWENYKLYLDRGESLSHWHRHVPSYFTFDDHELVNDIWGSAETGKRHRRTVFRDIGTQAWYDYLGWANPTEYHHPIHFGKATMRRDSDLLYDQNADFTKMPLSEMGNLHVHWGTPEAGVNDMEFDDDAGHKNSYVYDIVEVIDPHTLRLHMPAKIDDTNVSYSIGRRSYGKKRVGNCEFYFIDTRGDRQMHDVTERDKPGVSMLGRPQREWLLRSMRESDADFRFVISTVPFMIPHSGAGGFEADAANKEEAWTGFFDEREFLIAEWEKIGKRVFVMTGDLHNSFAIKVTDNVWEFCCGPHNSVNHVPVNDESDRPATGKFKFGPRECDIRWSSYILPDLPRLERLYPYFCVVQVNNVFNMPQKLGGKRLVAYPHPQVVFQYYDGRTGELAYAESISTER; from the coding sequence ATGCGAACCACGCTGGCCTTGTTTTTGCTCGCTCTCGGATCGATCGTTCACGCACAAGACGCTCCGCCACCCAAGCATCACGTTGCCGATCCGGCCGATGCCTCGATCACCATCTCCACGGCCCGGGATCCGATCCGGTTGACCCATGGGCCGATGCTGGGCCAGCCCACGGCGACATCGATGCGGGTCTGGGCACGGACGTCGGATCCGGGACAATTCGAAGTCCATTACGGCACCGCGGCGGACAACATGGATTTGGTCAGTGAGCCCGGCCAGACGACGATCGGTCACGACAACACCGGCGTCGTTGATTTGGTCGGGTTATCAAGCGACACCCGGTATCACTATCAGGTCTGGGTCAACGCGCGGCCCCACGGCTTGCCGGGCAGCTTCCGGACGCTGCCCAGTGCGGATCAGTCGCGGAACGAAACCTACAATCCCGACGGGCTGTTCAATTTCCGTTTCCAGATCGGATCGTGCGCCAACCAAAACCCGCTGCACGGCGGCGGACATCGGGCAACGACCTACGAGCACCTGGGTCGCGACTGGGCCGACAAGGTCCACTTCCACGTGATGAACGGCGATTGGCTGTACGAAGAACAGCGGCGGTATCCGCCGGACGCCTGGCAGCTCGTCCAAGGGGCCAGCGCCAAACCGCGAGTCGCCCAAATCGCGCCCACGATCATCGGCGTCTGGGAGAACTACAAATTGTACCTGGACCGCGGTGAATCGCTGTCGCATTGGCATCGCCATGTGCCCAGCTACTTCACCTTCGATGATCACGAACTGGTCAACGACATTTGGGGCTCGGCGGAAACCGGCAAACGTCACCGCCGCACGGTTTTTCGCGACATCGGAACACAAGCCTGGTACGACTACCTGGGCTGGGCCAATCCGACCGAATACCACCATCCGATTCATTTCGGTAAAGCGACGATGCGCCGGGACAGCGATCTGCTGTACGATCAAAACGCCGACTTCACCAAGATGCCGCTTTCGGAAATGGGCAACCTGCACGTCCACTGGGGCACGCCCGAAGCCGGTGTCAACGACATGGAATTCGATGACGATGCCGGCCACAAGAACTCCTACGTCTATGACATCGTCGAAGTCATCGACCCGCACACATTGCGGTTGCACATGCCGGCGAAAATCGACGACACCAACGTCAGCTATTCGATCGGTCGACGAAGCTATGGAAAGAAACGCGTCGGCAATTGCGAATTTTATTTCATCGACACGCGCGGCGATCGTCAAATGCACGACGTCACCGAGCGGGACAAGCCGGGCGTTTCGATGCTGGGTCGGCCGCAACGGGAATGGTTGCTGCGCAGCATGCGTGAAAGCGACGCCGATTTCCGCTTCGTGATCTCGACCGTCCCGTTCATGATCCCGCATAGCGGTGCGGGCGGATTCGAAGCCGACGCGGCGAACAAGGAAGAAGCCTGGACGGGGTTCTTTGATGAACGCGAGTTTTTGATCGCCGAGTGGGAAAAGATCGGCAAGCGTGTGTTTGTGATGACGGGTGATCTGCACAACAGCTTTGCGATCAAGGTCACCGACAACGTCTGGGAGTTCTGTTGCGGACCGCACAACAGCGTCAACCACGTGCCCGTCAACGACGAGAGCGACCGCCCGGCGACGGGCAAGTTTAAATTCGGACCGCGGGAGTGCGACATCCGCTGGAGCAGTTACATCCTGCCGGATCTGCCACGGCTGGAGCGGTTGTATCCGTACTTCTGTGTCGTTCAGGTCAACAACGTATTCAACATGCCGCAGAAACTGGGCGGCAAACGCTTGGTCGCCTACCCACACCCGCAAGTCGTGTTCCAGTACTACGACGGCCGAACGGGAGAACTCGCCTACGCCGAATCGATTTCGACCGAGCGTTGA